A genome region from Hyalangium gracile includes the following:
- a CDS encoding chaperonin, with amino-acid sequence MAKTQRRDQVNRRKARQTKVARATEKVVRPMKRVQVTLGDLIAAAFDTVGGEVKKVARVVSSPAMTLATGKHIVVVG; translated from the coding sequence ATGGCGAAGACTCAGCGGCGTGATCAGGTCAATCGGCGTAAGGCGCGGCAGACGAAGGTGGCGCGGGCGACGGAGAAGGTGGTTCGGCCCATGAAGCGGGTGCAGGTGACGCTGGGCGATCTGATCGCGGCGGCCTTCGACACGGTGGGTGGTGAGGTGAAGAAGGTGGCGCGCGTGGTGTCGTCGCCGGCGATGACGCTGGCCACGGGTAAGCACATCGTCGTCGTCGGCTGA
- a CDS encoding phospholipase D-like domain-containing protein — protein MRRILVPGSNCWLQAEAAQAGVFVDARDYYRAFHRAARRARQYIAITGWQFDSDVALLRGEDAREAGGEVRMLPLLRELCEQNPELQIYILAWDYSLLLALEREWMQQVLFSWHSNRIFFRFDGSAPLSGAHHQKLVIIDGQVAFTGGMDICDCRWDDRSHPARSSMRCDTGRDPHGPYHDVHSVVTGPVVQPLVELFEARWFNSGGGELRLPAPVSRDDVEIHSTLPLPPGPVAISRTFGKTLVPCQEAVREVRGLYLDAIDSAERVIYVENQYFSSRAIFQALVRRMRQRERGRLQIVFMLPRQPEALREQLAMGVAQVRLLRVLQRVAKLTGHSLGVYCAASRDEDGEDRYTYIHSKLLVVDDRFLTLGSANTTNRSMGLDSELNLAWEAEDGQEGDALRHAIRRLRVSLLAEHVGLQGQAVVRELTRADRLVSFLDEMAQSGKHRLRPHPMETLFDQSPLLKSLEPDELIIDPEESVLDESLFESLQQEQGLLATSFRFFTRWFIGLPERPHPASLPVEPPSAEP, from the coding sequence GTGAGACGCATCCTCGTTCCCGGATCCAACTGCTGGCTGCAGGCCGAGGCCGCACAGGCGGGTGTGTTCGTCGACGCTCGGGACTACTACCGGGCGTTCCATCGGGCAGCGCGCCGAGCCAGGCAGTACATCGCCATCACCGGGTGGCAATTCGACAGTGACGTGGCGCTGCTGCGCGGCGAGGACGCGCGGGAGGCGGGGGGCGAGGTACGGATGCTCCCGCTGCTGCGTGAGCTGTGCGAGCAGAACCCAGAGCTTCAAATCTACATCCTCGCGTGGGACTACAGCCTGCTGCTCGCGCTCGAGCGCGAGTGGATGCAGCAGGTGCTCTTCAGCTGGCACAGCAACCGGATCTTCTTCCGCTTCGACGGGTCGGCGCCGCTGTCCGGAGCCCACCATCAGAAGCTGGTCATCATCGACGGGCAGGTGGCCTTCACCGGCGGCATGGACATCTGCGACTGCCGCTGGGACGACCGGAGCCACCCGGCGCGCTCGTCGATGCGCTGCGACACCGGGAGGGATCCGCACGGCCCCTACCACGACGTGCACTCCGTGGTGACGGGCCCGGTGGTGCAGCCGCTGGTGGAGCTGTTCGAGGCGCGCTGGTTCAACTCCGGAGGCGGCGAGCTGCGGCTGCCCGCGCCCGTGTCGCGCGATGACGTGGAGATTCACTCCACGCTGCCGTTGCCGCCGGGGCCGGTGGCCATCAGCCGCACCTTCGGCAAGACGCTGGTGCCCTGTCAGGAGGCGGTCCGCGAGGTGCGCGGGCTCTACCTGGACGCCATCGACTCGGCCGAGCGCGTCATCTACGTGGAGAACCAGTACTTCTCCTCGCGAGCCATCTTCCAGGCGCTGGTGCGCCGCATGCGGCAGCGGGAGCGGGGCCGGCTGCAGATCGTCTTCATGCTGCCGCGACAGCCCGAGGCGCTGCGCGAGCAGCTGGCCATGGGCGTGGCCCAGGTGCGGCTGCTGCGCGTGCTGCAGCGCGTGGCGAAGCTGACCGGCCACTCGCTGGGCGTGTACTGCGCGGCGTCACGCGACGAGGACGGCGAGGACCGCTACACCTATATCCACTCGAAGCTGCTCGTGGTGGACGACCGCTTCCTCACGCTCGGCTCGGCGAACACCACCAACCGCAGCATGGGGCTGGACTCGGAGCTGAACCTGGCCTGGGAGGCCGAGGACGGACAGGAGGGCGACGCACTGCGCCACGCCATCCGCCGGCTCCGGGTGAGCCTGCTGGCCGAGCACGTCGGGCTCCAGGGCCAGGCCGTCGTGCGCGAGCTGACGCGCGCCGACCGGCTGGTGTCCTTTCTGGACGAGATGGCGCAGAGCGGCAAGCACCGACTGCGCCCGCACCCGATGGAGACGCTGTTCGATCAAAGCCCGCTGCTCAAGTCGCTGGAGCCCGACGAGCTCATCATCGATCCCGAGGAGTCGGTGCTGGACGAGAGCCTCTTCGAGTCGCTGCAGCAGGAGCAGGGCCTGCTCGCCACCAGCTTCCGGTTCTTCACCAGGTGGTTCATCGGCCTGCCCGAGCGGCCTCACCCCGCGAGCCTGCCGGTGGAGCCTCCTTCCGCCGAGCCGTGA